Within the Miscanthus floridulus cultivar M001 chromosome 17, ASM1932011v1, whole genome shotgun sequence genome, the region CATTGTAACTGTTATAATTACGGCCCATATTGGAGTGGCCGTAGGTATGGTCGTCGGAACATATTTGGTGCCGGTAAAATTTTAGGTGGCCATAATGTTCTTTGCAGCTTATCAAATGCTACAAGTTTGGAGCTATTAGCCAATTCGGGGGAGGTATAGTGCTGTATCTCTCTCCCTCTATTTATGGTACTTTCCTAGTTTCTTAAATGGATTCATGGATTATTTTTTGTTACATGCTAAAGGTGTTTTTACTTTACCAGAACCATATTTTCCTCCTTTCATTGAGTCACATGTGTTTATTAAAGTACATTTGGTATTATAGTATCAGTATCCTCACCAATTGACTTGAGCCAAAAGTAATTGAAATCAGGAGATTGCTCTAGTTTATTTTCTTCCTCTACTAATTGTTGCAAAGTTAATTGATTATATGCTAAAAGAAGTGTAGACTGCTGGGAGCATCGTTACCATTTATTTTAGCTTCACAAAAATGTGCTTATTTTAGTGAACTTCACAAAAACTGTATTGGCAAAGCTACGAAATAGTTAAAGTTCTTAAGGCGCATACCCCCATCACTAGGTCACACACACAAGCAGTAGCCTCATTCAGTAAGTCCCTTCTGTGTGTGTTTCGTGTGCCTGACTCCTAGGCACAAGTTATCAAGTGGCCTGAAGTGAGGCTGAGTTCAGCTACTTCAAGAAAATTGTAAACTTGTTTTTTCAAATGCAAATTTAAAGATGCAATTCTTTgatattttataataaacttgGAGTTCTGTTTAGTTTAGTCCTCTTTTATGATTGTAAACGATGCTTTTTACATATTCTTTCACCATATTACTAAAAAATGCTACTTTTGTTATGCATTGAACAAATTCACTTGTATGTTCCATATGAAGGCGATCCTGAACAGGGAACTGAAAACATGCCCAGTTTTTCGCAATCTGAAGACATTATCCCTTGGTGAATGGTGTATGGCTGCTGACTTTGATTCATTAGTTTCATTCCTACGGCATTCCCCTAATCTGGAGAGACTTTTTCTTGAACTTAAACTGGTATGTGTACCAAGATATCAGGTGTATAGTGCTCAAGGCAGTTTTGTTTTTAtgttttgaaatgcaaatttgggCACGTGTTCCATTACCATGTTTGTTGTTCTGTAAAAAGGATCGCAGCTGCAGAAAGGCAATGGAGGACAGTACCGGACCTGAGGGAAGATCATTTGCCTGTACACACCTTAAAATGGTGAAGATCAAATGTTTGAAGAATGATAGTAGAGTCCATTTGTTGGCACAACTGTTCGTGGACAATGGGGTACCCATTGGGAATATATATGTCCGTCAGCACAGCACCTGTGAGTCATACATTTGCTTCGTATTTTTGTTTAGTGTTTAACATTTGCTTTGTATCTCTTATTTGATATTCGTTTGCAATGTCTGTTCTGTCGTTACTGTATTGGTTACATGGAAAGGCTAGACTGTTTAGATGTTCTTGATTCCTTTATGGCGCATGATTGACACCCATGGTATCATATGCTTTCTAATATTTTCCACCAGGCCATAGAACAAAACCTCGGTAGCATGAAGCTGGAGCGAGGCTGCCACTTAGGAAATGATGTTCTGGCAACGTAGCTTTAATTTTCATGTAAGGTATCGTGTTTGAGCTGCAAGAAACGACTATGGTTTTTGTGGTACTGTTATCAATGACGTGTCACCAAAATTGTTACGATGCTTGTTTTTTTGTGCCTTGGATATTGTATGGCTATCCGGATGTTAGAGCATCCTTCTCTAGGATCACTAAGGGCGTGATTGGTAGCCTTGATGGAGCCGTCCAAAGCGTCATCTGGCACCATGTCATGTACTATCTCTGTGTTTGGTTCCCTGTGTCGAACGAAATCGATGCATCGGACCATGCATTTGACGCCCCTGGTGCAGGCTCACAGCGTACCCAGAAATTGGGCTTCCCATGCGAGCCGGGATGGTGTGGTGCGACGCGTGGCCTAGGGACCCATGTGtcatacactcaaaactcacatccaTACATGTAACCAAACAAGATGCCATCTCATACTGGACCAACAACAAAGAAAACCAAACACGACTGAGTGCACGGTTTGAGCATGCATTTCACCATCCTAGACCGGCTCTCCATCCCGACTCCCTCTCACCCAAGtaaccaatcacgccctaagCGAATCCTTCTGAACCCTGCACCGTTGGGCAAGTAAGATCTTGTCTCTCTTAAAATAAGGTTGCTCCCTCATCCATCGACCTACCCCTTATATGACTATCAGTTCAAGGAAGCTATCCTCATCTCTTGCATGTTTTCCCGGTTGGCATGGACATTGATTTTTTTCAAAAGCTTAACTTGTATGCAATGGCGCCCACATACCTCTACAGGCAGTGCTCTACGTATGTCTGTTGTCAATATTTGTGCTTCATGTATGTGTGCATATATTAATCGACAGAACGGTTTCTCAGCAAGGATGAAGTACCCAACATTTTGCTTGTTTATTTCTATTTTGAAACATATATATTGAAAACTTTCCTCATTTGAAATACAGTTTTTTTACTATTTCCTACGTTTTTCCAGTGAGAATGAACTGATTCTTGTAAAATTCTCATATAATTTCTGTAAATTTTTTGTGTTCTAAAAGGGGGGGTCTAAGTAGGAAGTTTACTTGAAAAATTTTATTGAAAACTAAGcttcttccaaaaaaaaaatcagagaaaATTGATCTAAAAAGAGGAGAAAATTGATCTAAAAAGAGTAtgtggggttttttttttttgcggaagGAGAAAAGTAGACAGGTACGAAGAACTGATTTCAGGAAAGGAATCCAATCTATCCAACCTGATCAACATTGGCCTACAGACTTTGGTGGATTTTATACTAACAGTGTTTCGATGGCATGTAATGACTTGCTGACCTGCCGCCGAACTTTCCCCCGGTCACAAAAGAGAACCGTTCCGGATCTCGTACAATCTACATGTCACATGTCTAAATCGGTCATCAAATTACTTCGCTAAAATGAACTAATCTGGCTCAAGTACTGAAATGATTAAACAAGGTGGTCAAACAAGTCCAGAAACAAATATTTGATCATCTGTAAAGTTTCTTTACCAAAATGTGCTAGATTGGGAGAAGAAAGATACAGAGGACCTACCAAAAGGACACAAGAAACGGGCGCATGCAATGATCAGGCACGCCTGTAAGAGGTAACAAACTTCCCGGCACGCCATAACGCAGAATATCTGACCGGTCCTCTGTGACCAACCTGACCACCATGTTTCGTTGTACAAACCAAATAACTGAATAAGCACCAGTCAACCATCAAGCATTATTTCTGGAGGCCCAGCATGACTTAGGCCTgatttagttcctaaaaattttcaccccaaactatcacatcgaatcttgcagcacatgcatggagtattaaatatagacgaaaaaaaaactaattacacagtttggttggaaatcgcgagacgaatgttttaagactaattagcccatgattagccataagtgctacagtaactaacatgcgttaATGACAGAtgaattaggcttaataaattcgtctcgcggtttccaagcgagctatgtaattagtttttttattagtatccgaaaaccccttccgacatccccgaaacatccgatatgacatccaaaaattttcatttcgcgaactaaacgcagccttaTGCATACCTTTTATCGCAGTATAAGTAGTTGAAGAACTAAACAGGCTTGTCCCAGCATCTCGCTAATCACACTGAACGAGTTTACTAAGGGCAGGAGAATGCTGTTTTAATACAATTAAACATGGAGGATGatgaaaagagaaaaaaattcACTGCTATGCAATGCTGAATAAACAAAGATATGGTACAATTTGTCTAAGTATGAGAATAAACAAACCATTGAAGACGAACTACCAATTTGATTTCACTGAGAGATAAACGACAGGTCTGTACACAGAGTAACACATTCTAAATTCCATCAAATCTAACCATATGTGACTACATCAAGGTTCTCTGTTTCAGTAGGGATGCGACGGAAGAGCCAGCACCACCTAAGATAATACTGTAGGGAGGTCTACCTTTTGAAGGATGGGAGTTCAGAAGCTGTTATAATAAGGTGACTAAATAGAGGAATGAAAGAATGACAGCTCTTGCGTTTAGCATTCAGATAATCTTCATGCCGCTGGCCTGCGTTTCCTCTTATAAACCCGTTTAGGGGAACGAGGAGCTACAGCATCAGCACTGTTGATATTTTTAACACGATCATTCATGGGTTGCTCTTTCAGTGGTTGACTGTTAATTGGTGTTGCACCTGTTTCCGAAATAACTTGGGTGTTTGGAGACCCACCTATACTAATCTGCCTCCTCAAACGCAATATCTCACCTTTGGCTGTGGCCAATTCTTCTTCAAGTTTCTTAGACCTTACTTCAAAACTCTCCCTCTCAGTCCCAAGCCTTTTTATGGTATTCTGAGCATCTTCCATGTTTTCCTGAGCTTCAACTGTTCTTTTCTTttgctcctcaagggactttgATAGCATCTCTTTCTCCTCTTTAATAGCAGAAATCTTGGACTTAGTTGTTTCCAGCTGCTTAGACAGAGATAGTGTACTCTTAGTCACCTCACTTAGTGATCTAGTGGCCTCATCCAAGTCTACTTGAAGACCTTTTCTTGATTCAGACACTATCACTGATTGTTTCACCAAAGCGTCAAGCTCCATGTTTAGAGTAGCATTGATTTTACGCTCTTTAACTAGCTCATTTTGCGTGGACTCTAACTGCTTATATGCATCCAGCAATTCTTTATTAAGGTCACTATGTTCTTCTGAAACCGAAAGTAACTGCTTCGAGGTGACCTCGAGTTCTCCTTGTGACTTTTTAAGTACCTCCCTCACTGATGCCAGCTCATCTGAAAGACTTGCAGAAACTGACTCTGCCTGCTCTATTTTGTTAGCCAGAGCTTGCCTCACTTCACTGGCCTCATCTGTTAATTTTGAAATCTGAGTCATCAAGTCCTGATTTGATCTCTTTACTTGATCAAGCTCTTCAGAGAGTTTAAACACCTCATTTTTGGAATCTCTTAGTGCCTCTTCAGTGGACTGAACAAGGTCTGACAAACTTTTCCTGGCAACAACTTCATTATCTAGTATTGTTCTGGTGGTGTCCAATTCATTGTTCAACTCGGCTATTCGAGTTTTGTCTTTGCTAGAGTCACTCAATGCAGCAGAAAGTTTTTCTTCAAGCTGATTGAGCTTATCATCTTTCTGAAATAATAGTTCAGAATCGTGAGAAGCCCTCTCTTCAGAAGCGGTTTTCAGGTATGTATACTGAGTCGCTAAAGCACTTACTTTTTCTTCCACTTCACCCTTTTCAGTGTATAATGTTTGAACTTTCTCATTCAGTGAGTTAATAAGTGACGCCTTTGATTTAAGATCATCTTTAGCTGTATGAACATCTTTCTCCAGTTGCTTTATTTGGGAATTTGCCTGCTCTAGGTTCTCTTTAGCTTGATTGTAGATCACATTCAGGTTCTCGTGGTCCTTTTCCTTGGCAGAAAGTGATGAGCTCAGCTCCCTGATGTGTTCCTCCTTGCCATTTACCTCTTGGTTAAGTAGATTTACCTTGCCATGCAAAATATCGAGCACTTCAATATTTTCCTTCAATTTGCCTTCAGACAAATGTTTGTCTTCCTCTGCTTCTGCAATACTGTTCTTAAGCCGATCTATCTCAAGGTTAAGCTGCTCTACTAGCTCCTTCTCCCTTTGAACTTCCTCAGTTAAAGATGTTACGGTTCTTCTAGATGAAGCCAACTGATCCTGCAGCAAGGCTTCCTCCTCCTGAAACTTTCTAGCTTCTTTCTTCAGTTTTACTTGTTCATCCAATATTCTTTTCTCATAGTTTTCCCTAAGCATCGACATTGCTGCCTCGTTTTCAACCAATTTAGTCTCCATCTGGGTAACAGAAAATTAGATTAATCAAATGGGAATCCTATCCATGAATTTAATTTATAGATATATAAAATTCTAAGATAACTTTTGACAAATAATCTCAACACAGTGAAGTCCCTTCTAGTATTCCACAACAGTGCACAATTAACTTTTCCAGTACTATATTGACCATTGAGACAACTGATGCTGCATCCTAAGGTTCATGATGACTTATATCCTATAAACTTCTTGCTCATATTACCATGCTACATGAGTTGCTTGTTTCTTCATCTCAATCAACACAATACTTGGAGCAAAACACTTCAAAAGAGTCTACACGACAAAGCCTATGAAGATATCAGTATCACAGGTGCTAAGTAAAATCCAAAACTTATGCCATGATAAATTAGGTAATAGATACTTGTAGCAAAAACAGCAAATGGCTCTCCTGCATGTTCGAGTAAAAAAAAAACAGTAAATATGCAATAATCAAAAGACAAGATTCTCGTCGAGGGTGTGGGTGTATAACTAGACCACCCAGGTTTCAAGTCCTCAGTGCCTATTTTCTTAATCAAATTCCACctagttcctcctaggttggtctaatttttttacggtgccgctgtgtaagggtggggcaggggttcgggggttttctgggcctgcgtgagaaggtcttcttcttaatgcaatgcctggGGGTGGTCATACCCTTGCAGGTCCAGTTTTTTTTTCTGGGAAAAGAATTGAGGAAAGTTGGCCAATTACGAATCTGATGGCATGTCTGACAAATTAGCACCACAATTCTCATATGCCCTAAATATATGGCGAAGTGACTAAATGAATGAACAATCGTCCTTGTGATCAAAGAAGAATCACTAGCTTGTAGCTCATGACGTCATAAGGTAATCTGGTAGTGTACATTTttttacatgcatacaagatttAGGTTGGAAAACCAGTACTAGATTGCAACACCTGGTTATTTCTTCAgcgcaattttttttatttctgtGAGCAATAACGCTGtagactttgtcctcgcaagaagaaaggacaaacgagcatgcttggattgcaaggtgataccaggggagtgtgttgtttctcaacataagcttttggtggcagattttcgttttcaggtgcgtgcccgtagggataaagaagctaagattgaaagaacaaagtggtggaaactgaaaggggagacgtcagaagtatttagggaaagggttatcaaagagggctcttggaaggaagaagacgacataaacaacatgtgggacaagatggcaaccaacattcggaaggtagcctcagaggtgtgtggagtaaccaaagtaaggggacgcgaggctaaagatacttggtggtggaacgaggaagtccaaagggctattaaggagaagaaagaatgctatagacgcttgtaccatgacaggagtgtggacaacatagagaagtacaaggtggcaaagaagactgcaaagcgagctgtaagtgtggcaaagggtagagcgtacgaggatctttaccaacatttgagtacgaaggaagaagagaagggcatttataggatggctagggttcgtgagagaaagacacgggacttcaaccaagttaagtgcgtTAAGGataaaagggagcatctcttggtgaaggaggatgagatccaacatcgatggcaagagtattttgacaaattgttcaatggtgagaatatggacacaacctttcagttggatgactcttttgatgacaccaataggcgctttgtgcggagaatccaagaatctgaggtcagagaggcgttgaaaaggatgaaaggaggtaaggcgatgggactggatggtatcccaatcgaggtgtggagatgcctcggggacatagctatagtatggctaaccaagctgttcaaccatatttttcgatcgaacaagatgcctgataaatagaggagaagtatattggtactgatctacaagaataaaggagatattcaaagttgtacgaattaccggggaattaagttgatgagccatactatgaagctatgggagaaagttatcgagcatcgcttgagagcaataacgcgtgtctctatgaaccaatttggtttcatgcccggaaggtcaatcatggaagccattttcttagtaagacaagttatggagcggtatagggagaagaagaaggacctacacatggtttttattgacttggagaaggcttatgataaaataccaaggaatgttatgtggtgggctttggacaaacataaagtcccaacgaagtacgtcgggctcattaaggacatgtacaacaatgttgtgactagagttcgaacaagtgatggagacacggatgacttcccgattaggataggactacatcaagggtcagctttgagcccttatttgtttgctttagtgatggatgaggtcacaagggacatacaaggggacatcccttggtgtatgcttttcgcggacgatgtagtgctagttgatgaaagccggacaggagtgaatcagaaactggagttatggcgggagactttggagtccaaaggttttagactcagtagaactaaaactgagtatatgagatgtgacttcagcactactattcgggaggaggaagatattagtttggaaggtcaagtggtgcctaggaaggatacctttcgatatttaggatcaatgctacagagagacggggatattgatgaagatgttagccatagaatcaaagcaggatggatgaagtggcggcaagcatctggtgtcctatgtgacaaaagggtaccacagaaactaaaagacaagttttataggacgacgattagacctgctatgttgtatggtgcagaatgttggcctacgaaaagacgacatgttcaacaactaagtgtcgcggaaatgcggatgttgcgttggatttgcggtcatacaagaagggatcgagttcggaacaatgatatacgtgagagattaggggtagcgccaattgaagaaaagcttgtccaacaccggttgagatggtttggacatgtgcaacggagaccttcagatgcaccggtgcgtagtggaatcctaagtcaggatagtaacgtgaagagaggcagaggaagaccgaagttgacttaggtagagtcaataaaaggagacttgaaaggatggaatatacccaaagacttagccttagataggagtgcttggaagacagctattcacgtgcctgaaccttgattgcttctgatgggtttcaactctagcctaccccaacttgtttgggacttaaaggctttgttgttgttgttgttgttgctgtgagcaataacgcgggtctctatgaatcaatttggttttatgtccggaaggtcaaccatggaagccattttcttaataagacaagttatggagcggtatagggagaaaaagaaggacctacacatggtttttattgacttggaaaaGGCTTACGATAAAATAACAAGGAATGTTatatggtgggctttggacaaacataaagtcccaacgaagtacgtcgggctcattaaggacatgtacaacaatattgtgactagtgttcgaacaagtgatggagacacagatgacttcccgattaggataggactacatcaagggtcagctttgagcccttatctgtttgccttagtgatggatgaggtcacaagggacatacaaggggacaacccttggtgtatgcttttcgcggacgatgtagtgttagttgatgaaagccggacagaagTGAATCAGAAAATGGAGTTATGGTGAGAGACTTTGGagttcaaaggttttagactcagtagaactaaaactgagtatatgagatgtgacttcggcactactactcgggaggagaaagatattagtttggaaggtcaagtagtacctaggaaggatacctttcaatatttaggatcaatactacagagagacggggatattgatgaagattttagccatagaatcaaagcagggtggatgaagtggcgccaagcatctggtgtcctatgtgacaaaagggtaccacaaaagttaaaaggcaagttttataggacgacgattagacctgctatgttgtatggttcatatgttggcctacgaaaagacgacatgttcaacagataaatgtcacagaaatgcgtatgttgcgttggatttgcggtcatacaagaagggatcgagttcggaacgatgatatacatgatagattaggggtagcaccaattgaagaaaaacttgtccaacaccggttgagatggtttggacatgtccaacggagacctccagaggcaccggtgcgtagtggaatcctaagccaggatactaacgtgaagagaggcagagaaagaccgaagttgacttgggtagaggcaataaaaggagacttgaaaggatgaaatatactcaaagacttagccttagataggagtgcttggaaaacagctattcacgtgcctgaaccttgattgcttctgctaggtttcaactctagcctaccccaacttgtttgggacttaaaggctttgttgttgttgttgcataTGAAATTTAATGTGCAAATTCTGAAGCAGTGAAGGATAAAAGTATAATAATTTCATAGAGTGATTATAGATGCATACAGATGAGATGATCGACTGCAAGGCCTTCTTTTCCTGTTGAGAAGTACCAAGAAGTCCAGCGAAAACACCAGAAGCAATAACTGCAATTGCATTTAGGAGACCTGCAAGTGGATTTCTTGCTGGTTGTCCTTGCTCATCAGGCTGATGTAGTTCTTCCCGAGGCTCCTCAGGCTGAGTTACATCAGCCTTTTGAATATCTGTTCTATCtgaaaggagaacaatgacaaccATTAAAGTTTTTCAACTCATAATTAGGTACGCTGATGGATGAAATATTGCACATGCCCGCACGGCAACAGGGGGTGTTGGAACCATTAATTTCTCAATTACTTTAACAATGGGATCGTTTTGCCACCAAAACAGCTATGTTAACATTTATCATCAATCCGAACCAAAACCATACTAGGACATACCAGCGTTGTGGAATCCAAATGTGGTTCGCAGACAGAGAGGCTACCGACAAGCAATTAGTGAGTATAGGGATGATTAATTGGGATCATACACTAGTTTGATGCTAATATATGCATATATTTGATGATAATACTTATCTCAAAAAAAAATCTGAATACCTATTACTACGGAAATTAGGTACAATATCAATTAGATAACTTATACTGCACAATTAATTTAGTGAACTAGAAACGAAGCAAGCTATAAATGGGCAACAATAGTTCTCTATCAAAGAGGGCACTAACGCCATCAGCGGCTGACCAAACTTTTTGACAacactgcaagtctgcaactcTGTAAAagactaagggtgtgtttggtttgaggaaggAGTGGTCCATCATCTTCTCACtacttttttgtttggtttgtggaatagAATGGGTtgatccaccaccaccttatCTCTCACAAACTAG harbors:
- the LOC136518819 gene encoding MAR-binding filament-like protein 1 isoform X1, with translation MGYHHLLLSPPVAQPPRPALLPPPRGRRGSGAGRVATAVFASASSAARSPAADDATRRRAVLLVGVSVLPLLRLRDAAAAAARAQRSSIDLVTDRTDIQKADVTQPEEPREELHQPDEQGQPARNPLAGLLNAIAVIASGVFAGLLGTSQQEKKALQSIISSMETKLVENEAAMSMLRENYEKRILDEQVKLKKEARKFQEEEALLQDQLASSRRTVTSLTEEVQREKELVEQLNLEIDRLKNSIAEAEEDKHLSEGKLKENIEVLDILHGKVNLLNQEVNGKEEHIRELSSSLSAKEKDHENLNVIYNQAKENLEQANSQIKQLEKDVHTAKDDLKSKASLINSLNEKVQTLYTEKGEVEEKVSALATQYTYLKTASEERASHDSELLFQKDDKLNQLEEKLSAALSDSSKDKTRIAELNNELDTTRTILDNEVVARKSLSDLVQSTEEALRDSKNEVFKLSEELDQVKRSNQDLMTQISKLTDEASEVRQALANKIEQAESVSASLSDELASVREVLKKSQGELEVTSKQLLSVSEEHSDLNKELLDAYKQLESTQNELVKERKINATLNMELDALVKQSVIVSESRKGLQVDLDEATRSLSEVTKSTLSLSKQLETTKSKISAIKEEKEMLSKSLEEQKKRTVEAQENMEDAQNTIKRLGTERESFEVRSKKLEEELATAKGEILRLRRQISIGGSPNTQVISETGATPINSQPLKEQPMNDRVKNINSADAVAPRSPKRVYKRKRRPAA
- the LOC136518819 gene encoding MAR-binding filament-like protein 1 isoform X2 translates to MGYHHLLLSPPVAQPPRPALLPPPRGRRGSGAGRVATAVFASASSAARSPAADDATRRRAVLLVGVSVLPLLRLRDAAAAAARAQRSSIDLVTDIQKADVTQPEEPREELHQPDEQGQPARNPLAGLLNAIAVIASGVFAGLLGTSQQEKKALQSIISSMETKLVENEAAMSMLRENYEKRILDEQVKLKKEARKFQEEEALLQDQLASSRRTVTSLTEEVQREKELVEQLNLEIDRLKNSIAEAEEDKHLSEGKLKENIEVLDILHGKVNLLNQEVNGKEEHIRELSSSLSAKEKDHENLNVIYNQAKENLEQANSQIKQLEKDVHTAKDDLKSKASLINSLNEKVQTLYTEKGEVEEKVSALATQYTYLKTASEERASHDSELLFQKDDKLNQLEEKLSAALSDSSKDKTRIAELNNELDTTRTILDNEVVARKSLSDLVQSTEEALRDSKNEVFKLSEELDQVKRSNQDLMTQISKLTDEASEVRQALANKIEQAESVSASLSDELASVREVLKKSQGELEVTSKQLLSVSEEHSDLNKELLDAYKQLESTQNELVKERKINATLNMELDALVKQSVIVSESRKGLQVDLDEATRSLSEVTKSTLSLSKQLETTKSKISAIKEEKEMLSKSLEEQKKRTVEAQENMEDAQNTIKRLGTERESFEVRSKKLEEELATAKGEILRLRRQISIGGSPNTQVISETGATPINSQPLKEQPMNDRVKNINSADAVAPRSPKRVYKRKRRPAA